The Bacteroidota bacterium genomic interval CGTGAACATGAGGTTCACGCCGGCGTTGCAGTTCTATCATGACGATACGATGGACCGGGTCGAGAACCTGGAAAACCTGATAAAGAAGATCCACGAGAATGACCCTAAGCCGCAATGAGCCGGTCACGATGGCGTCGGATGTCACCTCGCTCGATTTCGAGAGCGGGGAGATCCTTCTCGTCGACAAGCCGAAAGATTGGACCTCCTTCGACGTGGTCCACCGGGTGAGGGATCTGTTCAACGTCCGCAAAGTCGGGCATGCGGGAACGCTTGACCCGAAGGCAACGGGGCTGTTGATCCTCTGCACCGGCAGGAAAACGAAGGACATCGATTCGTTCGGCGGCCAGGAAAAGGAGTACGAAGGGACAATGCAGCTCGGTGCGACAACAGCGAGCCTTGATTCAGAGACTCCCGAAGAGAACCTGAAGGATTTTTCCCGGATCACCGAACAGCAGCTGCGGGAGGCTTTCGCGTCCTTTATCGGAACCCAGCTTCAGGTTCCGCCGATGTACTCCGCGGTAAAGTATGACGGCAAACCGCTGTACAAGCTGGCCCGCAAGGGGCGCTCGCGTGAGAGGGAGCCGCGAGAGGTCACGGTCTCCGACTTTACATTGGTCCGGACAGATCTGCCGCTCGTGTTCTTTCGCATCGTCTGCTCAAAGGGAACGTATATCCGTTCGGTTGTCGACGAATGCGGAAAAAAATTAGGATGCGGAGCATACGTCAAAGAGTTGCGGCGCACACGGATCGGCGGTCTCTCGCTGCAGCAGGCGCTGCAGATCGAAGAATTGCATCAGCTCAGCGACCGTTGCGCGTCGGCGAAACATGTGACCGTATGAAGATCGTCCGCTCCTTGCCGGAGCTCTCGCACAACAAAGATTCCGTCATTTCAATCGGTACGTTCGACGGAGTCCACCTAGCGCATCAGAAGATCATCCGCGAGGTGATCCAGAGAGCACAAGAACGGAGCGGACGGAGCGTCATCATCACCTTCGATCCGCATCCGAAGGAAGTTGTCGGGAAACAAAGCGGTGACAACGAGCGGGGGCGCGTTCAGCTGCTGACGACGAACGAAGAGAAGCTTGAGCTGATCGCGAACCTCGGGGTCGACGTGACCTTCGTCGTCCCGTTCACGTACGAATTTTCGCGGAAACCGTTCCGCGAGTTCTACACCGAGTATATCATCAACGGTGTCGGCGTCAGCGAGGTGATCGAAGGATACGACCACGGATTCGGCAAAGACCGTGAAGCGGGGCTGGCTCAACTCCTTGCCCTCGGGCGTGAATTCGGATTCTCCGTCGTGGCGGAAAAGCAATTTTTCTCAAACAACGAACTCGTGAGCAGTTCGCGCATTCGGTCGTTGCTGATGGAAGGGGAGGTCGGGAAAGCCAACACGCTGCTTGGCAGGCGGTTTGGATTTTCGGGGACCGTGGTGGCCGGGGACGGTCGCGGCAGGACGCTCGGTTTTCCGACGGCAAATATTGACGTGCAGGACCCGAGAAAGATCCTCCCCGGCAAGGGAGTGTATGCAGTGAAGGTCCATGTGGACGGCATGCAGCATAACGCTCTGATGAGCATCGGCACACTGCCGACGTTTTACGAAAATCACGACGCTGTCTGCGAGGTCTTCATTTATGAGTTTGCGCAAAATATTTACGGCCGGACAATAACCGTGGAATGCGTCCAAAAGATCAGAGGAGAGAAGAAGTTCTCGTCGCCGGAAGATCTGGTGAAGGAAATGAATAACGACAAGCATGTTGGAAAAAATATTCTTGAAAATGTCCAATAGCATACTATACAATTATTTTTAAGGAGTGTTCATGTCAATTTCAAAGGCTCAGAAAGCAGAATGCATCAAAAAATACGGCAAATCTCCGAACGACTCCGGGACCCCCGAAGTACAGATTGCCATCCTCACTGCGAATATCAACGCATTGTCGTCGCATTTCGACGGACATAAAAAGGACAATCACTCGCGTGTCGGGCTGCTGAGAATGGTCGGAAAACGGCGCCGGTTGCTCGATTATCTGATGGAGAAAAATATCGAGCGGTACCGGAAGATCATTCAGGAACTCGACATCCGCAAGTAATAGCAACGCAACAGGACGACGCTGAAATATTTCAGCAACGATATGAATCATCGAGAGTAAAGTACCCACATGGTAGTAAAAAAAGAAATTCAAATTGGAAACAAAACGCTGTCGTTTGAAACCGGCAGGTTTGCAAAACAGGCGGACGGCGCCGTGATGGCCCGCTATGCCGACACGATGGTCCTCGCGACCATCGTCGCACCGAAAATATCCGAGGACGACCTCGACTATTTCCCTCTTCAGGTTGAGTACCGGGAAAAAATGTCTTCGGCAGGGAAAATTCCCGGCGGATTTTTGAAAAGGGAAGGAAGGCCCTCGGACAAGGAGATCCTCTCGGCCCGTCTGATCGACAGGCCGATCCGGCCGATGTTCCCGGAAGGATACCACAACGAGACCCAGATCATTGTGAACGTTTTTTCATCGGACCAGCAGAACGACGCCGATGTGCTCGGAGCCTGCGCCGCCTCAGCGGCGCTGATGGTGTCGGA includes:
- the rpsO gene encoding 30S ribosomal protein S15, coding for MSISKAQKAECIKKYGKSPNDSGTPEVQIAILTANINALSSHFDGHKKDNHSRVGLLRMVGKRRRLLDYLMEKNIERYRKIIQELDIRK
- the truB gene encoding tRNA pseudouridine(55) synthase TruB; the protein is MTLSRNEPVTMASDVTSLDFESGEILLVDKPKDWTSFDVVHRVRDLFNVRKVGHAGTLDPKATGLLILCTGRKTKDIDSFGGQEKEYEGTMQLGATTASLDSETPEENLKDFSRITEQQLREAFASFIGTQLQVPPMYSAVKYDGKPLYKLARKGRSREREPREVTVSDFTLVRTDLPLVFFRIVCSKGTYIRSVVDECGKKLGCGAYVKELRRTRIGGLSLQQALQIEELHQLSDRCASAKHVTV
- the ribF gene encoding riboflavin biosynthesis protein RibF; its protein translation is MKIVRSLPELSHNKDSVISIGTFDGVHLAHQKIIREVIQRAQERSGRSVIITFDPHPKEVVGKQSGDNERGRVQLLTTNEEKLELIANLGVDVTFVVPFTYEFSRKPFREFYTEYIINGVGVSEVIEGYDHGFGKDREAGLAQLLALGREFGFSVVAEKQFFSNNELVSSSRIRSLLMEGEVGKANTLLGRRFGFSGTVVAGDGRGRTLGFPTANIDVQDPRKILPGKGVYAVKVHVDGMQHNALMSIGTLPTFYENHDAVCEVFIYEFAQNIYGRTITVECVQKIRGEKKFSSPEDLVKEMNNDKHVGKNILENVQ